Genomic window (Arctopsyche grandis isolate Sample6627 chromosome 5, ASM5162203v2, whole genome shotgun sequence):
AATCGTACTGTTGACGATAGAATTGAGCGATATCATAGCCGGTGAATCTTTCATCTCTATCAAGGGGTCCTTTCCGGTGTCGCAGCAACGAGCTAACCTCGGATCCAACGGCATGCTTCCCAACAGCGTCGCTTCCACCTCTTCCTTTCTATTAGCGCGTGGGAATATTTCAGATTCCGTCTGAAACCGCATCGGAAATATCACGATACacgatcattaaaaaatattaaaaataactacGACCAATGTACACTCACCGAACATTTGGGACAGACGAACGTCGACATATTCTCTACGATGCCTAATATTGGAATTTTCATCTTTCTACAAAACGTAGCCTCTTTCCTGACGTCTAAAAGGGCGAGTTCTTGCGGCGTAGTAATGAGTATGCCTCCGGTTAAATTCGCTTCGCGCATAGACGTAACCAAAGAAATATGCTCGTCAGACGTccctataaaaataaatgttgacTGATCTTCGAATTTCGTTCACGGCCcactaaaaatttatttaaatacctgGCGGAGTGTCAATCAACAGAAAGTCTAATTGTCCCCAATCGACTTCGGTGAGGAACTGTTGGATCAatcctaattttaaatgaaaagaaataataatcaaacaataatacacaatattaataGTCAATTATTGTATACGCACCGTTCTTTTTCGGTCCCCTCCAAATAATAGCGTCGTCGggactatttattaaaaatccgATCGACATTACGGAAAGATTATCTTCTATAAACTAAACATCAACGATATATATTTGTTAATCAGGTGATTAAATATGCAATTGACACGTTATACTACACATATGTTTGTTGCAACTCGACGTATTGATTGAGTATTCATTTAGTTGACTTACGATAGGCGACCAACCGGATCCGGAATTGTGAACTTGTTCACCCGATGCGCCGAGAACTCTCGGTTGACTCGGTCCACATATATCGATGTCTAATATACCGATCTGAAACAAATATCCATATAGTCATCTCAGCATTCAGCATTCAAAAGTTGTGAATCAATATTTACGTTAGAGCTTTACCTATCGATtggatatttaaaattattcacatttattcaatccaatataaaaatatcagaataataacaGTGAAGATGTTGACGAatcataataatatcaaataatataacaGAAAAACAAATACGTCAAGTAATATTAAacgtaaatgtttttgaaacatCAAAACGTATAAGATTATTATTAGTAACtggtatacgtatgtaaatagtacaacataataaattgaataaacttGACGTCAATCAAACCGAAAACTAAATTAAATGAcgcatttataaaataaatacgttaTATTAAAGCCATTCGAAACTGACGGGGTGGGGGGAGGGAATTCGTGACCTAAATTTGATGCAAATAAAGACAAGGTGGTACCACCCCGTGCCAGGTGAAACGAAACGAATCCCTAGCGATGCCCCAACCTAGTTTCGCCGTGCAGATTTTGGCATTCCCGAGTGGGCTTtttaaacaacaacaacaacagcagcatGAATTTCGGCAACTCCCACGAGATCAGGAGCAGATACAATCGGGTAAATCATTCTCACTTAAATTATAATACGGTTTAGTTACATTTTTTTCTGGAAATTTGGACGCCAAGCTTCTGCCGAGAAGCGAGGTGAACGTGCTCTTTCCGACTCCGCCTTTCCCCGAGAGAATCAAAACTTTGAATTTGACCTGGCCGAGGCGCTCTTTGACCTTGGCAATTCCGGCATCTGGACCGGTGTTTGTCCCTAAAAAGCAAAAGAATCGTAGTTGAAATCGGTGTGGTGACGATGACGGAAAGGTCTAGTTCAACGGATATACGACGATGCACAATCAAAAGGTCGGGGTTGGGGTCGGGGTCGGGGTTTAAACTTTGAATAAAACAACTTCGCAATGACCCACTCGTATTTATCAAGGCAATAATTGTGCGATAGCGAGCGTTCGTTATTTACGGAATGAAACACTATCGGTAAGAGTGCGATAGCGGTTGAAGGATTGAACGAGTGGTAAGAGATCGATAGTGGGGGTACGATAGATGGGGCAGCACCCTGTTGACAGGCGGCTTGTCCGGGGCAGCCGGCGCAGGCCGAGGCGGCGCCCGGGGCTCCCGCGCCCCCAGACAGGGGACAGCCGGGTCCGTCCATCTGTGCAATCGCCAATCACCAATCGCCAATCGCCAATCGCCAATCGCCACTGACACTTGACAGCTCGATCGGGCGGTCGCAAACGTGAACCGGGTTCGACACTTGGCTCAGTGTTGCCACACG
Coding sequences:
- the Nubp1 gene encoding NUBP iron-sulfur cluster assembly factor 1, with the protein product MDGPGCPLSGGAGAPGAASACAGCPGQAACQQGTNTGPDAGIAKVKERLGQVKFKVLILSGKGGVGKSTFTSLLGRSLASKFPEKNIGILDIDICGPSQPRVLGASGEQVHNSGSGWSPIFIEDNLSVMSIGFLINSPDDAIIWRGPKKNGLIQQFLTEVDWGQLDFLLIDTPPGTSDEHISLVTSMREANLTGGILITTPQELALLDVRKEATFCRKMKIPILGIVENMSTFVCPKCSTESEIFPRANRKEEVEATLLGSMPLDPRLARCCDTGKDPLIEMKDSPAMISLNSIVNNFLAECKFQP